The stretch of DNA ATCTCTCGATTTAATTCCTCAACATATCCATCCTTGATGACATAACGGCCCTGTTGCAGTAGTTCTTTATCTTCTTCATTGACCAAAGCTTCATAATTGAGCTTATATGGAAAGTAAGTGGATAGTTCTTCTAAATCATCCACTACAATTACCTCATACTCGGAGACAATATTGTACCATTGGATTTTTTCAATGATTTCGTCACTTAATGAGCCATAGTGATAGTGGGCAGCGGTTCGTTCTCCTTGATAGATAACTGATTCTTTCACGCTGGTAATATATAAATCTTTGTATAAGAAATGAAGGAAGAAAAACGAAAAGAGAAGGACAAAAACGATACACAAACTAATAAGCAATAATACTTTCTGACTTAATGTCATTGCTATTTTTCTCAATCACTTACCTCAAACTTATAACCTACACTCCAAATGGTCTGTATGAGTTTAGCATCTTCCGTTAACTTCAATCGCAAAGTTTTAATGTGTGTATCTACCGTCCTGCCGGTCCCCTGATAGTCTTCTCCCCAAATAGCTTGTAATAGCTGTTCTCTTTTAAAGACTTTCCCACTGTTTTTAGCAAGCATGAATAACAAATCAAATTCTTTTAGTGTCAATGAGAGCTCTCGATCGTTGACATATGCCTTAAATCCCAAAGAATCAAGAACCAGCGGCCCAATCTTTAATGAATTGTTGTTTTGAGTAGCATATGTTGATCTTCTTAATACGGATTCAATACGAGCCAACAGTTCTTCTCCATGGAAGGGTTTGACGATGTAGTCATCACCTCCAAGTTTCAGACCGTGAACTTTGTCCCATTCCTCCCCTTTAGCAGACAAGAAGATTAGAGGAATATCGAATTTTTTCTTCAACTCCATCGCAAACGTGAAGCCGTCCATATACGGCATCATTATGTCCACCAGAATAAGGTCAGGTGCTTTTTTTGATATTTTAGTAAAGGCATCCATCCCGTTAGATGCCTCTGAAATACTATAACCTTCTCTTTTAAGGAACGTCTTAATCAAGGATCTCATTGTTTCTTCATCATCAATTACCATGATAGTTAGTCTATTCACTGCGAGCCCCCCTATAATTCTTTACTCTAGTAACATATTATCCATCTTATCCAAAAGGTGTGAAGTTATTATGAGCTTTTTTAGAGCTGCACTTAATATGAAAAGAAAAAGCTTGTTCTTTGAATTAGCTACAGAAAGAATATTTCTGTATAGATTATTATAAAGGCATGACAGTCAAAAACTTTACATTTTCGTGTGAATTGACAAATGTAAACTAAATCCGAAAGCATTAAGTTTCTCAATGCTTTCGGATTCAAGCCTTAAAGAGGAATTGCCGGAACCACCGACAACTGTGACATCGACTTCTTTTAATATTTCTTTGCATGCTGTTCGAAATGATGAGATTATCGGCTATCGTGTATACGAAAAAGATAGCCGAACAGGGGAAATGAAGAAAGTCAAAACGGTTTCTCTTTTTGATCGCAAAAAAGTGGAAATCCGGTCCGAGGTATGCTTACTCGTGGGGAAGATGACTGGTTCTTACCTATTCAAGCGATTGATACAGCAAAGTGTTTTCATCATTACCTGACGGACAAATCGTACCGTATGAATATCGATTTCAGTGATAAACAAGGCAAGGAATTGGAAGTTTACAACGAACGCAAAGTAGCATCACTCATTCAAAGAATGCCGATGACAAAGTGGGGTGGTTCGAGTAAAAACTTAATCACCTTTGAGAACCAATTGTTTAAGCTAAATTTCGATATCGCACCAGAAGATCGCTTGATTGTCTATGAATGGACTCGACAGATTTGCGAGTATCGTTTGCATACTTATTTCGAGAAAAAAGCCGTATCAATAGTCGAATCCAACTGAAAAACCACTTCATCATTCATCTGATGAAGTGGTTTTTTAGTGTTGTATTTGCATGAAGGTTTTAGGATTTAATGAACAACAAGCAAACCGTTACAGGTTTACATATTTCAAAGAGCTAAATAAACAAAAGTGTTACACTGATGATTTTCTTTCCTCCTTATAACAAAGAGGACATCTGCTATTGTTACTGCTGTTTACACGGTTATTAGGGGTCGTTTCCCACTCATGTCCCCTTTCACATAGCCACCAGACCTTTTTTCCATAGTTCAAGGCTATTTCATTCGGATTTAAAGCTCCATTCTTTGTGGGATGCCACTGTTTACCCATTTGAGGTGCTAAAGCCATAAGAGAATTAGTTTCATTTATTTTCCTGTTTAAACAGTAAGGACATTTTCTTCCATTAGCACGATTCGCAATCGTTGCTTCCCATTCATGTTTGTCATTTTTTTCGCACCTCCACCAAACCTTCAGATGCGAAAATGGAGATACTTGGTTTGGCATAAGGGCACTATTCTTAGTTGGATGCCATTCTTCGGATACTAGGGGAAATAGCATTTCGAGATTTCGTTCATTTTCATTCATTTGTTTAAGAATTTCTCCTCGATCTCTGTTCGAGTCGACATCCACACTAGCTACGTCCAAGGAATATTTTTCAATAAGGTAGGCAAGGATTTCTCCTATGCATTTGTCTAACCCTTTTTTATGGTTGTAATCATGTTCGATTACGAAGGAATCACTGTTCTCGATGTTCGGCAATTTCCTGTCACCCACAAACTGGCGAACCCTAATGAGTTGAATGTTATTTTCCTTCATCAAGACATTTTTTCGCTCATCTCTCTCTAATTCATTCATATGATGGTAGCCATCATATTCGATTGCGAGATTCAGTGAATCAATAAAAATGTCGGCTTCCGCGTTATTAGCCAGAAACTCTAATTTTTTCCGGTTTTCTGTTTCTGGAAACAGTTTCTTTATATAGTAGAAGATTGCCTGTTCAGGAAAGGAGGTTTGGGAATTTCTTGAACAATCTGGACAACCCCTTCCATCCTGTCGACTATAGATAGCTGCCGACCATTCATGACCTTTTGAACAACGCCACCATACTTTTTCGTTCGAGAATGGCTTGAAGTCATTGGGAATTTTATCTCCATTCTTTTCACTATTCCATTCTTCACAAAGCTTAGGATTTGTGGCCAGAAGAGAGGTTTCATTAGTGGGCTTATGGCCCGAACAATAAGGACAGCCTTTTCCTTTTGTACGATTAGCAATATAGGCCTCCCATTCATGGCCGTGTTCACAAAGAAACCATGCTTTTTTATGGGTATTAGGCATGAAATCAAAAGCTGTTTTTTCGTTGTTCTTTTCAGGGTGCCATTCCTTTAAAAGATGAGGGTGTAAGGATCCAAAAGACTTCTCCCTCGTTACTCTTTGGCCAGAACAGTAAGGACAGTTCGTTTTCTTTCTAGTAGCTATGACCGCTTCCCATTCGTGTCCCTCAGCACACTTCCAACAAACTTTTTTATTCGACCCCTCTGTATAGGTATCAGGACCTCGTTCCCCATTTTTTTCAAAATCCCATTCGCCTGCAAGCTTTGGGTTTAAAAAAGCAATCGTTTTTTCAAATGGTGGCCTATAATTTTTTTTACCTTCCACAAACTTTTCTTTCGCACAAGTTGGACAGCCAGATTTATTTCCCGTTCTAGAATAAACATATGTATTCCATTCATGTTTTTTTGAACAAATCCACCAAACCTTCTTACCTGAACCAGGAGTTACATGTTCAGGTTTTAAAGTATCGTTCTTTTCTATGTTCCATTCTTTTGCTAGATGGGGATGGGTAATTGATAGGTTATTTGTTGGTATTTTATTAGACATTTTCTACACTCCTGATTATCTACGTTAAAAAAGCACAAATTCTATCATAACTGATTTAATCGTAACTTTGGATTAAAAATAATGGAAATGTAGATATAGTGAAAGAGTAGCCGAAATTGCATCTTGGCTGCTTCCTTTTTATTGAGTAAGTGTTCCTTCTTTCGTCACCAAGACCGATACTCGTGAATAAAGGTTCTTGGGGAGCGACAGATGCATCGTAAATTTCCAGTACGAAAAAGAGGGACGATTAAGTGACCTGGTCACTTCATTCGTCCCTCTTTCATTCATGCGGTTATGGTGCAGCCGGGTGCTGTCCATAGCAACCCGGATACATAACCCCTATGCTCAACTTGTCATTCGACTAAACGTTTTCAACTTCTGCAAATAGAAATTCTCGGCTTCTTCACGACTCCCAATTATATAGGCTTCCTGTGTAATGCGTCGTGCCGATAAAATGCCCTTTGCTTTCACTCCTGGCATGTGTTGGGCATCTGTTATGACATCCAGTAAGGTGAAATCTGCAGGCTTGATTAAGTGTCGTGCTACGCTTACTTCTTTCCGTAAGCCCACGTGGCCGTATCTCATAATGACTTTCCAGTAGGACCATTCCATCGTTCTCCACTCCCTTTCCCATCGGTAATGTGAAACGCTTTTGCTCCGCTTAATACTGATTGAATATTCAGTCTTATCATTAAAGGATATTCTAATACCCCTTCCAGAAGAACCTTATTAGGGGAAATCACTGATTTTGGGTCTTCAGAGATCTCGTTTATACGTCATAAAGTGAAGAGCAGCTGAAATTGCATCTTCAGTGCTTCTTTTTAGTAAACTGAGTGACTATTCTTTCGTAGTCCAAAAATGCTGTCTTCAGTTAGTAAGGAAGTTACGGATGCACGTAGCTACATACATTATCCAAATACGATTGAATTTCTTTTTTACTCTTCAATGTAATTACTTTCTTGGTCGGACCTATTGCTTGGAAGCTTTGAAGACGCTCGTCCATATTTCGCTTTCGGGGATAGTAAGTCGTGAGGATAAACTTAATGAATGCCCATTCGAGTTTGTCCTTACACCCCTCCCCCAAATCCTGCCGGGTTTTCCCCAGGTTCATCAGAGAACGCTTCACGACCCGGTAGAGACACACGTGAAGTGGAAGTTCCAAATAGATAATGGTATCGGCATGTGCTGCACGAATATCAAATGTATTGCTGTAATTCCCTTCCACAATCCATTGATCTTGAGTAACGATTTCCTGTTGGGCTTTTGAAAATTCCTCTAAAGACGCTTCCACCCAGTTAGGCTTCCAAAATAGCGTATCTAAATGAAAAACGGGGAGGTTCCAGGCTTCCCCTAATCTGCGGGCAAATGTTGACTTCCCTGCTCCTGCTGAAATACCAATTACCATAATTTTTTTCATTCGTTGTAGCCCCTTTTTATCCTACCTGGCGATATCGATACGCTTTAATCCCATTCATCCTTTAAATTCTTTTTACTCCTCTTTTGATTTAACCAAAACAATCGACATAAGCCAATAATTCCCTAAAAAAGAGCTGTGCGAAATGTTCCTTCGCTCAGCTCGTTCCTTATTACGGTAATGGTTTCGCTTCTACGTTAGCTGGACTGACTAAATAGATATTCAATGCTTGTTGGAATGTCCCAAATGTTTTGGGGTCTTTATCGAATTTGATGGCCCAGCGTCAGCATTTTTCGTACGACATCCGATCTTAATCCTGTGATTACTGTATGACAACCCATCATTGATGAACCATCAATTGTTTTCATTAAATGATCGATCACTTCCGACTCCATGTCCGTCATTTAAAGAACCAATATTTAATGATTGATATTTGTTTTGAAAAAGGTTAATATGAAATCAACTTCACATGAAGTTAACTTCACTTCAGGAGAATAAGTTGGTTAGGAGAGGTATAATTGAAAAATCTATTCATACAGCGTTTTGTAGTCTCAACTTTGCTAATTATATTGGGAATCATTCAAATAATTTTCGATACATCAGGAAGATTTAATTTTGGCTATATCATAGTATTCTTAGGTGGAATAATTTTGTTGTACTCAACAATTTCTTACATTAAATCCCGTAAGAATATATCACTAGAAAAGGAATTAGCAAAGGAATATGACGAAAGAGATGCTTTAATTGATGGAAAAGTTGCTCGCTTTTCCTTGTATATTCTGATATCCGAAATTTTTATTCTTATGTTTTTAACTAATTTTGTGGTAATCCCAACAAATACTGCATTATTTGTTGTCTTAATATCTTTAATAATTATTGAAAAGGGGTCTAGAAAGTATTACAATCATTTTCTTTAATCAGGAGGATTTATGGAAAATAGAGTAAAAGAATTGCGATTAGAATTTGGAATAACGCAACAAGAATTATCTGATAAAGTAAGTGTATCTTCTAGAACAATCATCTCATTAGAAAAACAAAAGTATAATCCATCTGTGCTACTTGCGTATAAAATAGCTTCAGTTTTTAATTTATCAATTGAAGAAACTTTTATTTTCGATGAGGATGACAAATAATCCATTTCATTAAGATACACTTATTAAACAAACAACGGAGGAATGAAAATGATATTTATATTATTTATTTTTGGGATAGTTTTAACGGTTTGGGGTCTTTATCGTATGAAAACAGACGATGGTTTATTTGGAAAAAATCGAAAAACTAAAAACTTATTCAATTTTATACTAATGGGAGAAGCTTCAGGATTAGGGCAATTTTTGGGTGGGATTCTGTGTATTGTTATAGGTATTATCGCATTTTTTGTGAAGTAGAAATAAATGAGAATTTCTATTCTTCACTGAAATATTGTGAAAAATTACGCTTAAACTAACGGGTGCTTTACTTCAAGTAGAAGTAAAGCATTTTTTCTTATTGAACTAAAACGGGGCAGGTTCGTCCAATAAGTATATATATTACGGATTGAAATATGAGGAAGTGAAATTCTGTGAATATTAATTGGTTAGTTGAAGATATAGTTTTTGAAACAATGCTTGAAGCTGATGTATGGGCAGATTCATTGGTGAATGAAATTTATGGTAGAAACTTTAATGGTTATATTACAACGGATTATAAAATTGCTTGTGCAATGGCTTTTAGATTAGCTACTGCAAGAGAACTAAGAGTTTTTACATCAGAAGATGAACCTAATAGATATAAAGTATGGGTAGAGTTTCACAATCAAGAGTAAAACACTGGCTTATCCAACTAACGGGTGCTTTAGTTAAAGATCATCTGGCTGCTTTAAGCAGCATATTTTCTTGATGATCTAATGGGGGTGTTGATAAACACATTACAGAAGTGGTATTAACTACCGAGGGAGGTACAGCATGATTAAAATCCAAAATAAGTCTGATACTCTAATCATTGTGATACACGAAATTTATGGTATCAACCAACATATGAAGAGTTTTTGTGAAATTATATCCGAAGATTGTTTTGATGTCATTTGCCCAAATTTATTAAAACGAGAAACACCTTTTGATTATTCTCAGGAGGAAGTTGCTTATCGTAATTTTATGGAGAACATAGGTTTCGCTGACGCTTCAAATAAAATAAGAGATATATTATCAGAAGCTAAAAACAACTATAAAAAAATATTTATCATTGGATTTAGCGTAGGGGCAACTGTTTCCTGGTTGTGTAGTGAAGAAGAGTGTGTCGATGGAATAGTTGGATACTATGGTTCGCGTATTAGGAATTATGAGGAAATATCTCCTCGATGTCCTACTATGCTTTTCTTTCCGCATGAAGAACCATCATTTAATGTAGATGAGTTAATATCAATTTTAGATAAAAAGAATATCGAGGTACATAAATATTCCGGACAACACGGATTTAGTGATCCTTACTCTCCAAAATATAATTTAGAATCCACAGAAAAAGCATTTATTGAAATGGTGAGTTTTTTAAAAGCAAATAAATCTAACTGAAGTCTTATTCAACAACCAGAGGCTTTACTTCAATAAGAAGGTTTGAGAGAAAAATTTAGAAGAAAATAAAATAAATTGAGTAATCAAGTGAAGTTCTAGTTACTATAAAATACAGGGGTGCGGATATTGAAGAAGATAGAAGAATTGCAGAGAACGTTAATGACGGGTGGAAATAAGAAAATAGATAAGATTCAAGCACAAACGGTACATATTTTATTTGGTGAATCACCAGCTGGGTGCTTACGTGCTGCGTTTCGAAATACACCTTATGAAAAGACTGAGGAAATCATTGTATTACCAAATATTTTATCTGTTGGTCCTGTGAAAAATATACATACAAAAGAAGGAATGCAGGCACGTTTTCATTGGTTTAAAGAGCGTTACCGGGATGAGGGCAATGAGCGTGATGTTACTATGCTAGGAATGATTGATTCAGTGGATAGAATCAAAGCCATTCCACAAGTTCAGGATATTGTTATTTGGACTTGTAATAATGCACACGAACAAACAGGCCTACGGATAGTCCTTGCACTGCTTAAAGGAAAGTTGAACACAATCTTTGTGATAAATACTTATACGGCTTTTCATAAATTGTATGATTTGCATCCATATGAAGAAGATTACCCGAGAACAACTGGCGAACTTCCGAGTGAGAAATTATCCTTTTTTTATGAGCAATATAAGCAACATCCCCTAAAAGACATTCGACGAACAAGTTTATGCGAAGAAGGCAAGAACCTTCTTAATAATGACCAATCTTTACTTCGCACATGGGCAGACCACCAATTATGGCATAATTATGTGCTAACCAGAGATGATGACTTAATCATTACTTGTGCAAAAAGACTAAATGAAGAACTTGAATATCCTGATTTTATAAAGGCTGCGCGTGTTATTGGCGAAGTTTTATGTCAGATGGAGCAATATACAGGAGCAGCATGGCTCGAATACCGCTTGCGTTGTTTAATCGAACTAGAAATATTTGAATACGAAGGAAATTTGAAAGCAATGCGGTATTACGGAGTAAAGTTAAAAGAGGAATTTTCAGCATAACGTTTATAAAGAAATCTGAACAACATGAAGATTACTGGAAATGTGGTTATGTCCTTCCTATCTTCAACTCCCATGAAAATTAAAATTACCGACAGTCAAAAAAAGACAACGAAAGTAGACACAGCTGATTTGATTTTTTAAAAAGTGCAGCGCATAAACTTGGATCGGATTATTTGTTGCATTAGGATGCATTTGGTTCAGAGAGCTAAAAGGGAAGGTGTAGAAATGACTGATTGTTGTGCTTCAAAAGAACAAATTACTGAAAGTAATGATACTGAGTTTTGTCCATCTTGTAATACCAAAGGGAAAAAGTTGAAAATTATTACGTTGAAATCAATGCTTAAACCATCAGTTTTAGATTCTTTGAATCCGAGTTTGACTCATTACTTTTGTTCAACGAAAGATTGTGATGTTGTCTATTTTGATACAGAGAAAAAATTGTACCTTAAGTCAGAAGTAAAGGTATCTGTGCATCAAAAAGATGATTCTCCCACAGTACCAGTTTGCTATTGCTTTAGTTGGACAAAAGAGAAAATTAAGAAATATGAAGAACAAGAACTTTCTCCTAAACCTTTAGAACACATTCGAGTAAATGTAAAAGCGGACAGATGCGGGTGTGAGGTAAATAATCCTCAAGGAAGTTGCTGTATAGGGAATGTTACGAAATATATAAAAAGTCTTTAACTAAAGCAATATATTTTTTTACTAACGGGTGCTTTACTTCAAGTAGGAGTAAAGCATTTTTTCTTATTAAACTAACGGGGCCGTTTAGTTGAAGAAATGAATGGAAAAAGGGAAATAAGAGTGAAAATGTTGATATATTAAAAAAAGCCAACAGATACTGTTGGCTTTTTTCTGTCAATTTATGGTTGTATATCGCTACCGAAGTTATTGCTAAATGCTGTAATCTTTAAAACTAAAGATTTTCCGGTTGAAAAAGAATAATAAACGATAAATATAAAAATATAGAGCCTACTACATATACTACTTCAATGCTAAAACGTTGTCCTAAGTTTCTTCATCAACTAATAATGCAAGTTAAGTTAAAGAAGGACTATCCCCCTTTAATAGAGAATTGAAAAAGGAGAAAAACTAAATAGAAAAAGATGCCGTCATGGCTTAAGGAGCATTTAATTTGAACACACAAACTCATGCAATTTCACATGGATGGACTATAATGGCACATGAAAACATTTCTATATATACAAAATATAGTGGACCTAATCCTAATCAAATTGTGTTAATAGATTGGGATGGAGACGCTTAGGGGATGGGGATCATGCTGGAAGGAAAGATAATCAAATTCTATCGCGAACAACAAGAAATGAAGCAAAAGGACCTAGGGGAAGGAATTTCCTCCAGTACTCATATCAGTAAAATAGAACGGGGGCTTACAGAAGTATCGGATGAAACTATTCTATTATTATCTCAAAGACTAGGAATTGATATGGAAAGGGAAGTGTTAAATTACAGGAGGGTGGAATCCTTATTAAAGGAGTGGCATGATGCCATTGTGAAGGAACTGCAGACAAAGGCGGATAGTATAAAAAGGCAGCTTGATGGAATTAACCTTTTATATATTCAGGATTTTTATCGATCCTACACCCTTGTGCTCACCAGATACTACTTGTCTATTAGTGAGTTTACATCAGCGCAGGCTCTAATAGAGGAGATGGATGTTTGGACAGGTTTATCTAATTATGAGGAAAATATGTTGTTGCACATAAAGGGGATTTTCCATCTGACCGTGAAGTATGACTATGTCAGTGCCATCTCTTTTCTAGGTCAAATCAGTCTGGAGCAATACTCCAATCAGGAATATTATTACGACTTGGCTGTTGCCTATAGTTCGCTCAATTCTCGCGTCCTAGCTTTTTTCAATGCGAATAAGGCACTGGCCTTCTTCACCAAAATTCGCAGCTTCTCCCGTATCATTAAAGCTGAAATGCTGATGCTCATCCAGCTCGAGCAATCGAAGGATTACCGTTTTCTAAGCAGTGAATATCATAGATTGATAGATATGACAGGGGATTATGGGCTCGATCATCAAAAAGCGATGCTGCATCATAACCTCGGCTATCTGAATTTGATGCACGGCTATTTCAAGCAGGCTGCTGAATATTACAAAAAGTCGATGGATGCACGCAAATCCTCGGAGCCCAAGTATGTCGCCTCGCTGGAGGGGTACATAAACGCTTTGACGAAAGAAGGGAAGACGCCAAAGGAAAAGCTTCTAAAGCTTGTAGAAGAGGGACTCGTGTTATGCAGGAATTTTTCGGCCGCCACCTTTCATCATCTCTTTACGATGCATTATCACTCCATTCTAGGTGAGGATGACCAGTATTATCACTATCTGGAGAACAAGGCATTTCCCCACTTTGACAAAATGGGCTATGTAATGGCGAAAGAGTTTTATGCGGTAAAATTATTTGACTACTACATGTCCAACAATGATATGGTCAATGCTAATCGTTATGCTGGAGCAATTGTGGAGAAGTTCAGAAGAAATAATCAGTTTGTTTGATGGAGAGGTTACGTTTTTATGGCTGAAGCTTTAAGTTTTGGTCAGAAAATGGACTTGTAAAGAGGAAAAAACGCTCTATTTTTATGTTTTTTGCATCGTTCGGGGGTGAAAAGAATGTTTGTGCTTCCTTCTGAGCTAGGATGGGGTGCTCAAAATATCCTATTCTAACAATCCTAATCATTTATCTTTTTCACATCGGGTCACACCTCACTAACCAAAAGAAAAGACGCCTGCTTTCTCTATATAAAGCAGGCATCTTCCACTAAAATTATCTTAATCCGTAAGCCTTGATGATCTCTTGGGTAATTTTGTTTCCTTCATCATCCCAAGCGCTTGCTCTGAGTGAAACGGATTTTGCGTTTATCGGATTTTGGATGGTTGCGGCATAAGCGTCGCCATCTTTTGTAAGCTTCACTTTTTTCCACGATTCGCCTTCATTGAATGAAACTTCCAGAGTGGCATCCTTCACGTTTCCGTATCCTACTGCACCTTCCACTTTACCGACAGACAGCTCAAGGTTAGTAGGACGGTTTGCCAATGCATCCCCATTTACATCGGTGTCCACCTTGTAATCCAGAGTTAGGAATGGAAGATCGTATCTCCAATCCTCTGATGCTTCCGTCCAGAAGGTCCATTCAGTATGAGTGCGGACCGACGTATTCCAGCGATCTGCGTCACGTTTTGCGTCCGTAACAAAGCGGAATTGCGTACGTTCTTTTGGTGCGACATCTGTTGCATAGAGCGCTTGGCTTTTACCTTCCTTCACTAATGTATCACCCTTGTACAATTTAGATGTCTGATTTTTTACAGATATATTATAATCGTTAATACCGCCTGTGTTTCCTGTTCCTGCATCGGCCCAAGCAGGAACATTGATCATTAGATGATTGCCTTGGCGCTCAGGAGCCCAGTAACCTTCACCCAAGCTTGGACGGACAACTGGAGAGAACCAGTTCTCTGTTAATTTTTGTCCTTTTGTGTAAGTGGCCAATGGCTGACGGATCTGCCATTTCGAATCTAAGACAGTTGCCTCGTGATACCAGCCTGTGTCCTCTATTGCCGAAACATACTCAGTGCGGGCTCTTGGTAATGATATCTTTTTCAGGAAGCCTACAGCCCCAAATGTATGCGGACGCAAGTCGTATCGGAATTCTCCACCTGCTGTTTCAATGTGGGAATTGTAGCGACTGTCGATTGTCGCTAGGTCTTTATTCTTCGGTGCATAGGTTAAATCCTTTGGTATAGAACCTTTATGGACATCCATAAGATCATATACATATGGAGAATCGATTGTTCCTTCTACTTGCAGTTTTACATCTCCTGAACGTACAGCTTTTACAAGCTTGTCGCCTTCTTTTTTGCTGATACTAGCAACAGCAATCGGGTTGTCTGTGTACTCTGGAGTACCAGCATATTTACTAAATTCTTTATCCTCATTGTTGACGATGATCAGTAGCTTTGCCCCGGCAGCAGCAGCAACAGCAGCTTGTTGAGAAGGGGTTACTTCATCATTTCGATCGACCACAACAGCTTTACCTTTTGCTTTTAGGCGGTCGAAGTCAGCTGAACTGCCTTTTCCAGCATAGACAGTGGATAAGTTATACTTTCCATCCAACAATGTACTTCCAGCCAATGGAATATCATCCAGTTCCTTTCCATTAAAGTTAATGGTCAGAAATGGTTTTGTTAAACGCCAGCGAGTGAGCTGCTCAAAATATCCGGTTTTGACTTCTTTTGTTGGAACAGCGTACATCTTATCAATCCAAACCGGCATCAAATAGAGACTAGTCAGGGGCATATCACCAATTGTTCGGTGATATTCCATACGTTGGTAATTTGCCTCTGTTTTCTTCGGTACCTCTACAGATATTTCTTTTGCTTTTCTTGCATCGAGTTCCACTGTTTTTGGTCCGTTCAGTTCCACTTCCGGGTCACCTACAAGGGCTACACCAGCGTGGTCTGTGTTCACGTCCACATCCATTAGGGACATGGCTGAATAGGTGCCTGGCGGCAGGCGAAGTTCTGATGAACCATTGACAGCATAAACAAACGGCTCCATTTTCTCGCTGGATATTGCCACATATGCCAGTCCAGCAGAGCCGTCACGGTCAGTTGCATTTAGTGTAAGAGTATAACGTTCCTCTTCCTTGACCATCGCCATAGTTGTGTGTACAACAGCTTCTCCGTTTGCTTTTGCTGTTAAGTATCCTTGATAACGAGAACCTGTTTCGCCAAGTGTCGGATCAAGTGTTACGTTCACGTCCG from Paenisporosarcina sp. FSL H8-0542 encodes:
- a CDS encoding helix-turn-helix transcriptional regulator, which translates into the protein MENRVKELRLEFGITQQELSDKVSVSSRTIISLEKQKYNPSVLLAYKIASVFNLSIEETFIFDEDDK
- a CDS encoding DUF1835 domain-containing protein; the encoded protein is MKKIEELQRTLMTGGNKKIDKIQAQTVHILFGESPAGCLRAAFRNTPYEKTEEIIVLPNILSVGPVKNIHTKEGMQARFHWFKERYRDEGNERDVTMLGMIDSVDRIKAIPQVQDIVIWTCNNAHEQTGLRIVLALLKGKLNTIFVINTYTAFHKLYDLHPYEEDYPRTTGELPSEKLSFFYEQYKQHPLKDIRRTSLCEEGKNLLNNDQSLLRTWADHQLWHNYVLTRDDDLIITCAKRLNEELEYPDFIKAARVIGEVLCQMEQYTGAAWLEYRLRCLIELEIFEYEGNLKAMRYYGVKLKEEFSA
- a CDS encoding zinc-ribbon domain-containing protein, producing the protein MSNKIPTNNLSITHPHLAKEWNIEKNDTLKPEHVTPGSGKKVWWICSKKHEWNTYVYSRTGNKSGCPTCAKEKFVEGKKNYRPPFEKTIAFLNPKLAGEWDFEKNGERGPDTYTEGSNKKVCWKCAEGHEWEAVIATRKKTNCPYCSGQRVTREKSFGSLHPHLLKEWHPEKNNEKTAFDFMPNTHKKAWFLCEHGHEWEAYIANRTKGKGCPYCSGHKPTNETSLLATNPKLCEEWNSEKNGDKIPNDFKPFSNEKVWWRCSKGHEWSAAIYSRQDGRGCPDCSRNSQTSFPEQAIFYYIKKLFPETENRKKLEFLANNAEADIFIDSLNLAIEYDGYHHMNELERDERKNVLMKENNIQLIRVRQFVGDRKLPNIENSDSFVIEHDYNHKKGLDKCIGEILAYLIEKYSLDVASVDVDSNRDRGEILKQMNENERNLEMLFPLVSEEWHPTKNSALMPNQVSPFSHLKVWWRCEKNDKHEWEATIANRANGRKCPYCLNRKINETNSLMALAPQMGKQWHPTKNGALNPNEIALNYGKKVWWLCERGHEWETTPNNRVNSSNNSRCPLCYKEERKSSV
- a CDS encoding copper chaperone Copz family protein, which translates into the protein MTDCCASKEQITESNDTEFCPSCNTKGKKLKIITLKSMLKPSVLDSLNPSLTHYFCSTKDCDVVYFDTEKKLYLKSEVKVSVHQKDDSPTVPVCYCFSWTKEKIKKYEEQELSPKPLEHIRVNVKADRCGCEVNNPQGSCCIGNVTKYIKSL
- a CDS encoding response regulator transcription factor is translated as MNRLTIMVIDDEETMRSLIKTFLKREGYSISEASNGMDAFTKISKKAPDLILVDIMMPYMDGFTFAMELKKKFDIPLIFLSAKGEEWDKVHGLKLGGDDYIVKPFHGEELLARIESVLRRSTYATQNNNSLKIGPLVLDSLGFKAYVNDRELSLTLKEFDLLFMLAKNSGKVFKREQLLQAIWGEDYQGTGRTVDTHIKTLRLKLTEDAKLIQTIWSVGYKFEVSD
- a CDS encoding dienelactone hydrolase family protein, producing MIKIQNKSDTLIIVIHEIYGINQHMKSFCEIISEDCFDVICPNLLKRETPFDYSQEEVAYRNFMENIGFADASNKIRDILSEAKNNYKKIFIIGFSVGATVSWLCSEEECVDGIVGYYGSRIRNYEEISPRCPTMLFFPHEEPSFNVDELISILDKKNIEVHKYSGQHGFSDPYSPKYNLESTEKAFIEMVSFLKANKSN
- a CDS encoding topology modulation protein, which produces MKKIMVIGISAGAGKSTFARRLGEAWNLPVFHLDTLFWKPNWVEASLEEFSKAQQEIVTQDQWIVEGNYSNTFDIRAAHADTIIYLELPLHVCLYRVVKRSLMNLGKTRQDLGEGCKDKLEWAFIKFILTTYYPRKRNMDERLQSFQAIGPTKKVITLKSKKEIQSYLDNVCSYVHP